Proteins from one Fragaria vesca subsp. vesca linkage group LG6, FraVesHawaii_1.0, whole genome shotgun sequence genomic window:
- the LOC101314864 gene encoding probable protein phosphatase 2C 33-like produces the protein MGSCLSAESRSPMASPSPASPGWGGASRRRKTSKKKSTSRSSSFDYRREDPALHRIPGRVFLNGSTQAASLFTQQGKKGTNQDAMIVWENFCSRTDTIFCGVFDGHGPYGHMVAKRVRDSLPLKLSSNWEVNINSEEVLKEISPNTAGSLNSDDAAIVPVDEDFRASIDSEESEKHPEIFHTLKESFLKAFRVMDRELRIQPSIDCFCSGTTAVTLVKQGRDIIVGNVGDSRAVLCTRDKDDTLLAVQLTVDLKPNLPAEAERIRKCRGRVFALHDEPEVCRVWLPNNDSPGLAMARAFGDFCLKDFGLISVPDVSYRRLTEKDEFIVLATDGIWDVLSNKEVVDIIASAPARSSAARALVESAVRAWRQKYPTSKVDDCAVVCLYLDSDGNNLSTAANNNLSEQHTGVDDLNAGSENEEDISGPTSFVRPGTVRNGEEILEDNEDVEEERSKENATMNSELGVDWSALEGVSRVNTLLTLPRFVPGKEDIKARNKV, from the exons ATGGGTTCCTGCTTGTCCGCCGAGAGCAGGAGCCCAATGGCCTCTCCTTCGCCGGCCTCTCCTGGCTGGGGTGGTGCCTCCCGCCGCAGGAAGACCTCTAAGAAGAAATCTACTTCCCGGAGTTCTTCTTTTGATTACCGCCGGGAAGACCCCGCCCTGCATCGGATTCCGGGCAGAGTCTTCCTCAATGGCTCTACTCAAGCTGCTTCTTTGTTTACTCAACAGGGCAAGAAAGGGACCAACCAAGATGCCATGATTGTCTGGGAG AATTTTTGTTCAAGAACAGACACAATTTTCTGCGGTGTTTTTGATGGTCATGGTCCATATGGTCATATGGTTGCAAAGAGAGTGAGGGATTCGCTTCCTCTCAAGTTGAGCTCCAATTGGGAAGTGAACATAAACAGTGAGGAAGTTCTCAAAGAGATCAGCCCTAATACTGCTGGAAGCTTGAATTCAGATGATGCGGCAATTGTGCCTGTTGATGAAGATTTCAGGGCCTCCATTGACAGTGAGGAATCAGAAAAGCACCCTGAGATCTTTCACACATTGAAAGAGTCATTCTTAAAAGCTTTCAGAGTTATGGACAGGGAACTACGAATACAACCAAGTATTGATTGCTTTTGTAGTGGGACAACAGCAGTAACTCTAGTTAAGCAG GGTCGGGATATAATTGTCGGAAATGTTGGGGATTCCAGGGCAGTTCTATGCACAAGAGATAAGGATGACACTCTGCTGGCAGTTCAGTTGACTGTGGATCTCAAACCAAATCTTCCAG CGGAAGCAGAAAGAATACGGAAGTGTAGAGGACGTGTTTTTGCTCTTCATGATGAACCAGAGGTTTGTCGGGTCTGGCTACCAAACAATGACTCCCCTGGTCTTGCCATGGCACGGGCCTTTGGAGATTTTTGCCTCAAGGATTTCGGTTTGATCTCAGTGCCTGATGTGTCTTATCGGCGTCTCACTGAGAAGGATGAATTTATAGTCTTGGCCACAGATGGG ATTTGGGATGTTCTGTCTAACAAAGAAGTGGTAGATATAATAGCATCAGCCCCTGCACGCTCCTCTGCAGCTCGAGCACTGGTTGAGTCAGCAGTTCGGGCCTGGAGACAAAAATACCCAACTTCAAAAGTAGATGACTGTGCTGTGGTCTGCCTATACCTCGACTCAGACGGAAATAATTTATCAACTGCTGCTAATAATAACTTGAGCGAGCAGCATACTGGGGTGGATGATTTGAATGCTGGGAGTGAGAATGAAGAAGATATCTCTGGCCCAACTTCTTTTGTCCGCCCAGGTACTGTCCGAAATGGTGAAGAGATTCTTGAAGACAACGAAGATGTAGAGGAAGAGAGAAGCAAGGAGAATGCTACAATGAACTCGGAATTGGGTGTAGACTGGTCTGCTCTGGAAGGAGTTTCTCGTGTTAACACATTGTTGACTCTGCCAAGATTTGTACCTGGAAAAGAAGACATTAAGGCCCGGAACAAGGTTTGA